The following proteins are encoded in a genomic region of Bernardetia sp. MNP-M8:
- a CDS encoding Fic/DOC family N-terminal domain-containing protein, which produces MPELLYSINPDRNIPWNDLPPLPIKEELYKTIEILEKLGNAKAALARLHGRSAVIPNQGLLINTISLQEAKTSTAIENIFTTDDELYKAYSEKNSESNTKSAPKEVLRYREALWSGYNYLQKENLFTRKYFIQVYQQIKQTTDEIRLPFSNTVIKQGGTGANAGKVVYTPPRGKGVIESKLDNLIDFVNDDEKYKIDHLLKMAIAHFQFEAIHPFTDGNGRTGRIFNIHYLTNKGLLDFPILYLSKYILAHKDDYYENIMGVSQRGNWKNWLLFMLKAIEVTSNNTFDMINDIVLSKNSILEYISSEGKFKDVEKLSEFLFMQPFIKVSHLVGGGLYAEGTARKYLNTLSDLRVLEKKNIGGKQYYLNNELYRILSK; this is translated from the coding sequence ATGCCAGAATTACTTTATTCTATAAACCCAGATAGAAATATACCTTGGAATGATTTACCACCATTACCAATTAAAGAGGAATTGTACAAAACTATCGAAATTCTTGAAAAGTTAGGAAATGCTAAAGCTGCTCTAGCAAGACTTCACGGAAGAAGTGCTGTTATACCTAATCAGGGCTTGCTTATCAATACGATAAGTTTGCAAGAGGCAAAAACTTCTACTGCTATTGAAAATATTTTTACTACTGATGATGAATTATATAAAGCATATAGTGAAAAAAATAGCGAATCAAATACCAAATCAGCACCTAAAGAAGTATTGAGATATAGAGAAGCTCTATGGTCTGGATATAATTATTTACAAAAAGAAAATTTATTTACACGAAAGTATTTTATTCAAGTGTATCAACAAATAAAACAGACTACAGATGAAATAAGATTACCTTTTTCAAATACAGTAATCAAACAAGGAGGAACTGGTGCAAATGCTGGTAAGGTAGTTTACACTCCTCCTCGTGGAAAAGGAGTAATTGAGAGTAAATTAGACAATTTGATTGATTTTGTTAATGATGATGAAAAATATAAAATAGACCACTTATTAAAAATGGCTATAGCTCATTTTCAGTTTGAAGCAATTCATCCATTTACTGATGGAAATGGTAGAACAGGACGAATTTTTAATATTCACTACTTAACTAATAAGGGTTTACTTGACTTCCCTATATTATATTTAAGTAAATATATTCTTGCACACAAAGACGATTATTATGAAAATATAATGGGTGTTTCACAGCGAGGGAATTGGAAAAACTGGCTACTTTTTATGTTGAAGGCAATAGAAGTAACTTCAAATAATACTTTTGATATGATAAATGATATTGTACTATCTAAAAATTCGATTTTAGAGTATATAAGTAGCGAGGGCAAGTTTAAAGATGTAGAAAAACTTTCAGAATTTCTATTTATGCAACCCTTTATTAAGGTATCACATTTGGTAGGTGGGGGACTCTATGCTGAAGGTACTGCAAGAAAATACCTAAATACCTTATCAGATTTACGAGTATTAGAAAAGAAAAACATAGGAGGTAAACAGTATTATCTAAACAATGAATTATATAGAATTTTGTCTAAATAG
- a CDS encoding translation initiation factor: protein MARDKKKKRISTDGSGGGMVFSTNPDFEFQEQEEIETLPNEEQRLKVSLDRKRRKGKTVVLIENFEGKEEDLKELAKQLKNHCGVGGSAKDGEIIIQGELLDKVKNFLKEKGFKGM, encoded by the coding sequence ATGGCAAGAGATAAAAAGAAAAAAAGAATTTCAACAGATGGAAGTGGTGGTGGAATGGTATTTTCCACAAATCCAGATTTTGAATTTCAAGAACAAGAGGAAATAGAAACACTTCCAAACGAAGAGCAAAGACTAAAAGTAAGTCTAGACCGTAAAAGACGAAAAGGTAAAACGGTTGTTTTGATAGAAAATTTTGAAGGAAAAGAAGAAGATTTAAAAGAATTAGCCAAACAACTCAAAAATCATTGTGGCGTGGGTGGTTCTGCAAAAGATGGAGAAATAATAATTCAAGGCGAACTATTAGACAAAGTAAAAAATTTTCTTAAAGAGAAAGGATTTAAAGGAATGTAA
- a CDS encoding transposase — translation MNKYTKEFSDIPIHHVHTTLLLISCILIKETVNLNKLKNQVGIFLNSPTVQINSHYKRLTRYFLDVYVQKTLWKLILVFSIGSFLNRKKVKKEIFYLAMDGSVWQLGEYTYHVLVLSVIYRKMAIPIFWINLERKGSSTLAHRKSLLASALLLYPFLKRFTILADREYKGRVWFRYLEEQGYTYIIRLCKGDYQLEVKKYHSLLKKAKLGKLVSQEFETDFAKKLKIVISYNGQAAKESEKFVILLTNKYRLTKEKISAIYYLRWKIECLFKHLKTNGFHLEEVGMVNPRKIRVLMALVIASFLLCILEGVKTKQRVKKDNESFYESVFRMGYGKVVFYATSIDQIIKKIVQLSKNYKIQNTT, via the coding sequence TTGAACAAATATACAAAGGAATTTTCAGATATTCCTATTCATCATGTTCATACTACTTTGTTGCTTATTAGCTGTATTCTGATAAAAGAAACAGTTAATTTAAACAAGTTAAAAAACCAAGTAGGTATTTTTTTAAATTCTCCTACTGTTCAAATTAATTCTCATTATAAGCGTCTTACTCGCTATTTTTTGGATGTTTATGTCCAAAAAACACTTTGGAAGTTGATTTTAGTTTTTAGTATAGGTTCTTTTTTAAATAGGAAGAAGGTAAAAAAAGAAATTTTCTATCTAGCTATGGATGGTAGTGTTTGGCAGTTAGGCGAATATACGTATCACGTTTTGGTATTAAGTGTTATTTATAGAAAAATGGCTATTCCTATTTTTTGGATAAATTTAGAACGAAAAGGCAGTTCTACTTTGGCTCATCGTAAAAGTTTATTAGCATCAGCTTTACTGTTATATCCTTTTTTGAAAAGATTTACAATTTTAGCTGATAGAGAATACAAAGGTAGAGTTTGGTTTAGGTATTTAGAAGAACAAGGATATACTTATATTATTCGGCTTTGTAAAGGAGATTATCAATTAGAGGTTAAAAAGTACCACAGTTTGCTTAAAAAAGCTAAATTAGGCAAATTAGTAAGTCAAGAATTTGAAACTGACTTTGCAAAAAAACTAAAAATAGTTATTTCTTATAATGGGCAAGCAGCAAAAGAAAGTGAAAAATTTGTCATTTTATTAACCAACAAATATCGTTTAACAAAAGAAAAGATTAGTGCTATCTATTATTTAAGATGGAAAATAGAGTGTTTATTTAAACATTTGAAAACAAATGGATTTCATTTAGAGGAGGTAGGAATGGTAAATCCAAGAAAAATTCGTGTTTTAATGGCATTAGTAATTGCATCTTTTTTACTCTGTATCTTAGAAGGAGTAAAAACAAAACAGAGAGTAAAAAAAGACAATGAATCTTTTTATGAATCTGTATTTAGAATGGGGTACGGAAAAGTAGTATTTTACGCTACTTCCATAGACCAAATAATAAAAAAAATAGTTCAATTATCGAAAAACTACAAAATTCAAAATACAACCTAA